In the Parasphingorhabdus halotolerans genome, TAACGGACTGCATGTTGAAGTTATATTCGATCCTGAACATCCTATTGGCCGGGACGATCCGTCGGGAATTGCCGACGTACTTTTGGAAGCGGCGCTCACCACGATTATCGACATGGAAGATTCGGTCGCGGCGGTAGATGCCGAGGATAAGACTTTGGCTTATACCAACTGGCTTGGCCTGATGCGCGGTGATCTGGATGCATCTTTTGACAAAGGCGGCAAGACCATTTCGCGCAAAGCCAATCCGGACCGTGAATATAAGGATCGGGATGGCAATGCCGCGACACTAGCGGGACGCAGTTTGATGTTTGTTCGCAATGTTGGACATTTGATGACCAATCCGGCGGTGTTGCTGACTGATGGATCAGAGGCTCCTGAAGGTTTGCTCGATGGCGTGTTCACCAGTTTGATCGCGATGCACGACATAAAAGGACTCGGCGAACTCCGCAACAGCCGGGCCGGTTCGATCTATATTGTGAAACCGAAAATGCACGGGCCAGAGGAATGCGCGTTCACCAACGACCTGTTTGATGCTGTGGAAGACCTGCTCGGACTGGATCGGAACACCATTAAAGTCGGTGTGATGGATGAAGAACGACGGACCTCCGCCAATCTCGCCGCTTGTATCCATGCCGTGAAACACCGGATTGTATTTATCAACACCGGTTTCCTCGACCGCACCGGGGATGAAATCCACACCTCAATGCAGGGCGGCGCGATGTTGGCCAAAGCTGATATCAAAAGCAGCGATTGGATTGCGGCCTATGAGCAGCGCAACGTTGCCATCGGTCTGGCTTGCGGCATGTCCGGCAAGGCTCAGATCGGCAAAGGCATGTGGGCTGCGCCCGATATGATGGCCGACATGATGGAACAGAAAATCGGTCATCCGATGACCGGAGCGAATACCGCGTGGGTGCCCAGCCCAACAGCGGCGACGCTCCACGCTATTCATTATCACCGACTAGACGTGTTCGCGCGGCAGAACGAAGTCGCTGGCGAGGGGATTGCCTCGCTCGACAAGCTACTGACAATTCCCTTTGCCGATGGCCATAATTGGTCGGTTGAAGAAATTGAGCGTGAACTCGACAATAATGCGCAGGGCATATTGGGCTACGTTGTGCGCTGGATCGATCAAGGCATCGGGTGCTCGAAAGTGCCGGACATCAACGACGTCGGTTTGATGGAAGATCGCGCGACTTTGCGGATTTCCTCCCAGCATATGGCGAACTGGATGCTGCATGGTGTTTGCTCGGCAGAGCAAGTTGATGCGGCTCTGTTGCGGATGGCTGCGAAAGTGGATGGACAGAATGCCGCTGATCCACTCTATCGTCCGATGGCTTCTGATCCAAAGGGCAGCTTGGCATTTCAGGCTGCGCGCGATTTGGTGTTCAAAGGCATCGAGCAGCCTAGCGGTTATACCGAACCCTTGCTTCATGCATATCGTCGGAAGTTGAAGGCGGCTGGTTAAGAGAGTTGTCGAGCCAAGGCGACGAACTCTGCAACGCTAACCGTCTCGGGTCTCCTCGAACTATCAATGCCGACTGTCGCAAGCGCCTCAGTGGCACCGGAGAAGCCCTTGAGACTTTGTCGCAGCATTTTCCGCCGCTGGTGAAATGCCGTTTGCGTAAGCCGTTCCAACAAAGCCGGATCAACACCTTGAGGTTGTTCCTTGGGCGTTAAATGAACAATCGCGGACATGACTTTGGGAGGCGGCGTAAAAGCGGATCTATGAACATTTATCGCCAGTCTGGCTTCGCAACGCCACTGGGCGAGGATCGAAAGCCGACCATAAGCATTGCTCCCTTCGGAAGCGACGATACGGTCCGCCACTTCGCGCTGAAACATCAAGGTCAGCGATTGCCATTTCGGCGGCCATTTGGGTTGAGACAGCCACTTGATCAACAAGGCTGAACCAACATTATAGGGAAGGTTGGAAACGATATGAAAAGGTTTGTCGAACAGATTGTCGGTATTGATCGCAAGGGCATCATCGCTGATGATCTTCAGTTGATCCGGAAAATATTCGCCGAGTTCCGCCAGCGCTGGCAGGCATCTTTCATCCCGTTCGACCGCCGTCACCGCCGCTCCCGCTTGCAACAATGCCTGCGTTAAACCGCCGGGTCCCGGACCAACCTCGAATACATCTTCCCCTGCCAGATCACCGGGAACAGCTGCGATACGCGACAGCAATTGCGTGTCGAACAAAAAATTCTGCCCAAGCGCCTTGTTCGCCGAAAGGCCGTGTTTTTTGATCACCTCACGCAGCGGTGGCAGCTTTGGCGGGTTGCTCAATGATCGGTGCTCAATTGTCGTGTAACTTGCGATTGGCGACGGCCACCGCAGCCATCTGGATCGCGGCAATCATGGATCGGGGGTCAGCAACACCCTGGCCAGCTATATTAAAGGCCGTCCCGTGATCAGGCGATGTCCGGACGATTGGCAGGCCAAGCGTCATATTTACGCCATCAAAGAAATGCAGCGTTTTCATCGGCACCAGTGCCTGGTCATGATAAGGGCAGAGCGCGACATCATATCTGGCACGGGCTTGTTCGTGAAACATGGTGTCAGCGGGCAACGGATCGGTAATATCCATGCCATCGGCACGAAGCTCATCAATAGCGGGCTGCATTATTGTGCGCTCCTCATCACCCAGATTACCATTTTCACCGGCGTGGGGATTAAGGCCGGCAACCGCAATGCGAGGGTTATCAATACCGAAGTTTCGGGTCATTGCCTTTTCTGCAGCTTTGGCGCGTGCAACTATGAGTTGATGCGTTAGTTGTCCCGGCACTTCCTTGAACGCGATATGGGTCGTCATCGGAATAACGCGAAGAGATGGGCCGGCGAGCATCATAACGGCATTCTCGCGGGAAATACCGCAGTGTTCGGACACAAACTCCGTTTGACCAGGATAACGAAAACCTATCTGATATAGTTGCGATTTGGATACGGGTGCCGTTACGACCGCACCAGCATCGCCTGATCTCGCTAACCCGCAAGCCACTTCTAAAGCATGGAGTGCACATTGCGCGCCTTCGAGAGTTGGCTCACCGGGGATAGCGGCGTCGGCGTCGTGGATATGAAACACCGGTAGCGCGGTTCCGAATATGTCAGCAGCCTCTGCCGGGACTTCTATTTTTTGCGCTTGAACGCCGTCCAAATTCTCAAAATCAGCGATATTCCCGGCAACAAAAAAGGGACGCAAAGCTTGAGTCTCTCGCTGCTTCCAGCTTTTTCCGATTATTTCAGGACCGACTCCCGCCGGGTCACCACAAGAAATTGCGAAGGGTTTGTCTGCCCCTTGAACCATCAATTATATTCTATAATGGCGTCACGGCGAAGATCGCGCAGATATATTTGCGCGCGTTTGTTAACCCGCTCGTTTTCGAGCTGCGACATGATTTGATCAAAAGACGGGGCGTTGGCTGTTTGAGGATCGTCCCGGCCGCATAATATCAGGACTCGCACACCGTCGGTAATCGATCCAAAGGGCGCGCTGGCTTGTCCAATGGGCAGGTTTGCGATCGTATCCTGAAGGGCAGCGGGCAGGTCGCGGAGCCGCACCTGGTCATTGTCAACCACCGCCGCGCCGATGCTTGCCGCGACTTCGTTTGCAGCGCCGCATCCCTTAATACCTTCTGTAGCTGAAGCAAACTGGCTTGCTTTAGTTGTCGCCTGTTGCTCGGTCGTGCCTTCGGGGAAAGCAATGGAAAGCTGCTTCAAGCTCAGCAAGGCGTCTCGCGCATCAGCCGTCAGAATTTGCCGTTGGTCAATAAGATATAATATTGAAAAGCCCCCTGGCACCGACACTGGGCCGACAACCTGCCCGACTTGCATCTGAACAGCCGCTTCTGCCAAACTTTGCGGCAACTGGGCAGGGCGAACCCATCCCAGATCGCCGCCGGTTGCTGCGGTGGAAGCTTCGGAAAACTGTCGGGCATAGGCTACGAAAGAACCACCTCCACGAATTTGTTCCAGAATCTTCCGCATATTAACTGCCACTTGCTCGGCGGTTTCCTGCGAGGCTGACATATAAATTTCGCCGATGCGATATTCCGATGTGCCTTTGGAAGCGTTTAGTCGTTCAATAATAGCGTTTACTTCCTCATCGCCGACATTGATGAAAGGTTGGATGTTGCGCCGGAGCAATCGGCTCCAAGCAAGCTCGCCTTTAATTTGCTGTTTCAATGTATTTGCTGACGACCCCTTGGACCGCAAAAAGGTTTCAAACCCGCCAATATCTTGTTTGAAATTCTGCTGCGCGACCTGACGGTACGTGGATTCTACCTCTTCAGGGCTGATTGTAATTTCGTTCGCTTCGGCTTCCTGAATTTGCAATGTCTCGTCGATAAGATTGCGCAATATCTGTAACCGCAGTCGCTGCTGTTCTTCTTCAGATACTTCACCCCCATTGGCAGCTACAATTAGTGCCAGTCTTTGTCCAACATCGGTACCGGTAATAATATCGCCATTGACCACTGCAGTTGCCCGCCGAACATTGGGATCATTTTTGCCAAAAATTGTTAATTCTTCCGGGATGTTCAATCCGGTATTAGGTACTGCGCTGTCAGCAACTGTCTGGCTGGAAGAGGGTGTTGCGGCCAATGTCGCCGCCAAAATGACGAGAGCCAGTTTTGGAATCTTTGACAGCTTATGCTTATTCTTCAATTTCATTTTTTGTTTCTTTTCAAACCTTAACGCCA is a window encoding:
- the rsmA gene encoding 16S rRNA (adenine(1518)-N(6)/adenine(1519)-N(6))-dimethyltransferase RsmA — protein: MSNPPKLPPLREVIKKHGLSANKALGQNFLFDTQLLSRIAAVPGDLAGEDVFEVGPGPGGLTQALLQAGAAVTAVERDERCLPALAELGEYFPDQLKIISDDALAINTDNLFDKPFHIVSNLPYNVGSALLIKWLSQPKWPPKWQSLTLMFQREVADRIVASEGSNAYGRLSILAQWRCEARLAINVHRSAFTPPPKVMSAIVHLTPKEQPQGVDPALLERLTQTAFHQRRKMLRQSLKGFSGATEALATVGIDSSRRPETVSVAEFVALARQLS
- the pdxA gene encoding 4-hydroxythreonine-4-phosphate dehydrogenase PdxA, producing MVQGADKPFAISCGDPAGVGPEIIGKSWKQRETQALRPFFVAGNIADFENLDGVQAQKIEVPAEAADIFGTALPVFHIHDADAAIPGEPTLEGAQCALHALEVACGLARSGDAGAVVTAPVSKSQLYQIGFRYPGQTEFVSEHCGISRENAVMMLAGPSLRVIPMTTHIAFKEVPGQLTHQLIVARAKAAEKAMTRNFGIDNPRIAVAGLNPHAGENGNLGDEERTIMQPAIDELRADGMDITDPLPADTMFHEQARARYDVALCPYHDQALVPMKTLHFFDGVNMTLGLPIVRTSPDHGTAFNIAGQGVADPRSMIAAIQMAAVAVANRKLHDN
- a CDS encoding peptidylprolyl isomerase, coding for MKLKNKHKLSKIPKLALVILAATLAATPSSSQTVADSAVPNTGLNIPEELTIFGKNDPNVRRATAVVNGDIITGTDVGQRLALIVAANGGEVSEEEQQRLRLQILRNLIDETLQIQEAEANEITISPEEVESTYRQVAQQNFKQDIGGFETFLRSKGSSANTLKQQIKGELAWSRLLRRNIQPFINVGDEEVNAIIERLNASKGTSEYRIGEIYMSASQETAEQVAVNMRKILEQIRGGGSFVAYARQFSEASTAATGGDLGWVRPAQLPQSLAEAAVQMQVGQVVGPVSVPGGFSILYLIDQRQILTADARDALLSLKQLSIAFPEGTTEQQATTKASQFASATEGIKGCGAANEVAASIGAAVVDNDQVRLRDLPAALQDTIANLPIGQASAPFGSITDGVRVLILCGRDDPQTANAPSFDQIMSQLENERVNKRAQIYLRDLRRDAIIEYN
- a CDS encoding malate synthase G: MSEYIAQNGIQIASELFDFINDRALPGTGVDSEKFWTGFAQLLGKFAPRNAELLAKREKLQTQIDNWHKERRGQSIDQNEYQTYLREIGYLVEEPAPFSITTENVDPEIATMAGPQLVVPSLNDRFVLNAANARWGSLYDAFYGTDALDAPPAKPGGYDPERGAHVVKAAKAVLDEIVPLTDGQKWEDLGDPSDGIAIADESQYVGTSANGRLFRHNGLHVEVIFDPEHPIGRDDPSGIADVLLEAALTTIIDMEDSVAAVDAEDKTLAYTNWLGLMRGDLDASFDKGGKTISRKANPDREYKDRDGNAATLAGRSLMFVRNVGHLMTNPAVLLTDGSEAPEGLLDGVFTSLIAMHDIKGLGELRNSRAGSIYIVKPKMHGPEECAFTNDLFDAVEDLLGLDRNTIKVGVMDEERRTSANLAACIHAVKHRIVFINTGFLDRTGDEIHTSMQGGAMLAKADIKSSDWIAAYEQRNVAIGLACGMSGKAQIGKGMWAAPDMMADMMEQKIGHPMTGANTAWVPSPTAATLHAIHYHRLDVFARQNEVAGEGIASLDKLLTIPFADGHNWSVEEIERELDNNAQGILGYVVRWIDQGIGCSKVPDINDVGLMEDRATLRISSQHMANWMLHGVCSAEQVDAALLRMAAKVDGQNAADPLYRPMASDPKGSLAFQAARDLVFKGIEQPSGYTEPLLHAYRRKLKAAG